One Skermanella sp. TT6 genomic window, ACCGCCTTCTGTAGATTACGTCACGTGTGCGGCGGACCGCCGTGGGCGACGGCTTCGCGCAGCTGCCGGGTCGTGTTCTCCAGGCGCTGGGCCAGCACCCTCATGATCTCCACCGCCATCTGCGGAAACTCGGTGACCATGCGGAAGAACAGGTCCTTCGAAATGCACAGCGTGGTCATGTCGGTCACGGCGACCACGCTGGCGGTACGCGGCACGTCGCACAGGATCGCGATTTCCCCGATGAAATCGTTGCGGCCGACCTTGGCGACCGTCAACGGTCCGTTCGGCGTATCGACCCTTACGTCGGCCTCGCCGTCCACGATGATGAACGCGCTGCTGCCCATTTCGTTCTGGGTGAAAAGCATGTCGCCGGCGTGGAAGGCGACTCGCTCGCTGGTGAAGGCCAGCAGCTTCAGCTTGCTGGTCTCCACGTTGGCGAACATGGGGATCCTGCGCAGCAGTTCGACTTCTTCGGCAAGACTCACGACACGCTACTCCCGTTTCCGGCTGCTCATCATCCAGCTGCTCGTCATTCCGCCGCCAGCAACTCGTGCATGACGGTGCCCGGCTTGTCCAGGTCCTGATAGCTCCCGTGCTCGGCGATCTGGCCGCTCCGCAGCACCAGGGTCTGGTCGAACCGCCGGGCGATGCTGGGCCTGTGCAAGACCCAGACCACGCCGCGCCCCTGGCGCTCCTCCAGGATCGCGTCGTGGATGCGGGTCTGGCTGGCGCCGTCCAGCCCGGCGGTCGCCTCGTTGATCACCAGCAGGTCGGGGTTCTTCAGGATGGCGCGGGCCAACGCCACCTTCTGCCGCTGCACCCGGGACAGGCGCGAGCCGGAGACGCCGACATAATGGTCCAGCCCGATCTCCTGGATGGTCTCGCGCAGGTGAAGCTCCTCGATCACCTGGGCCACCAGACGGCCGACCTTGCCGCCGACCTGGGCCTGGCCGTACGCGACCTTCCCGAACAGGATGTTGTCCTGGATGGTCGAGGCCGAGTTGTAGCTGTCCTCGACGAAGAACTCGATGCTCTCGCGCAACCCGTCGGGCAGGTCGCGGGCGAAGACGTGGCGCGCCTCCAGCAGGCGCCGCTCCATCCCGTCGTCGATCAGGCCCAGGCGATGGCGGGCCGGGATCAGCTTGAAGGGCAGCGCCATCAGCCGGCGCTTCTCCTCCGGCTTCAGGCTGTCCACGCCTTCCTTGTCGGCCTTCGCCACCATCGGCTGGAAGTCCGGCAGCTCCTCCGAGCTGATGAAGCTGAACTGCTCGAAGAACTGGTGGCCCGGCGGCAGGTCGGCGAACAGCTCGATCATCGTGCGGGCGACCTGGACGCCCATGTTC contains:
- a CDS encoding cyclic nucleotide-binding domain-containing protein, which codes for MSLAEEVELLRRIPMFANVETSKLKLLAFTSERVAFHAGDMLFTQNEMGSSAFIIVDGEADVRVDTPNGPLTVAKVGRNDFIGEIAILCDVPRTASVVAVTDMTTLCISKDLFFRMVTEFPQMAVEIMRVLAQRLENTTRQLREAVAHGGPPHT